DNA sequence from the Schlegelella aquatica genome:
CTCGGCCAGCCCCTGGCGATCCTGGACCCGGTCCTTCCGGGAGGCCGCGATGAGGACCTCGACGTCGCCCGGGGAATTGGGACTCGGCCCGATGACGCAGAAGTCCAGACTCACTTCGTCCAGGGAGAAGGGGATGTACTGGTTGGCCTCGGTCTCGACCTGGACCTCCAGCTCCTCTTCGCGCAGCCCGGCAGGCAGTATGATTTTCTTGGTGATGACGGCCGACTGCGGCATCGCCATCGCGACGTGCTTGGTGCGGGTGCCGCTCTTGACGACCACCCGACGCACGGCGTCGGCCACCTCGTCGAACTTCTCGATCTGCCCGTCGACGATCCAGCCCTTTTCGAACGGCTCGGATGCAAACCGCTCGACCACATACTCGCCAGCGGAGTTCTGATTGAGCTCGACCAGCTTGGCGCTGGACGAGCTGATGTCGAGCCCGAGCAGCGGCGCGTGCTGTCGGCCGAACAAAGCATCAAGGAAGCCCACACCGTCCCCCACGCGCAAAGAAGTGCGCCGGATTGTTAATAAGTTACTTCAATGCTAGCAGTAAGCCCCTTGTGCAACAAAGATTTTTTCACGGTTTGGGCGTTTGTTTCGGCGGCTGTGACGCGCTTAAAACACGGCGATCAGGGGTGACCCTGACGGCTCGGCGCAATTCGAAACAGGACGTTTCAAACCCGGCCGGCGGGCGCCCGGACGGGGGAATCGGGCTTCCTATAATCCACTCCTATTCCTGGGAATCTCATGTCTGAATCCGAGCGTCCCGCGCGAGCGCGCTCCGCGGGCTCCGCGTCCTCTTGGACGCGTGCTGCAGGCCGGGCGGTGGGCTGGCTCTTCGGCTTGGCCCTGGCCGGGGCGTTGTCCGCCTTCATGCTCGTCGCCATCGCGCTGGCGGTGGCGTATCCCAACTTGCCTGAGCTCGACGGCTTGATGGACTACCGTCCGAAGCAGCCGATGCGGGTGTATGCCGCCGACGGTGAGCTGATCGGCGAGTTCGGCGAGGAGCGGCGGCGGTTCGTGCCGATCGAACAGATCCCCAAGGTGATGCAGCAGGCGGTGCTTGCCATCGAGGACGCGCGCTTCTACGAGCACCGCGGCGTGGACTACGTGGGGATCATCCGCGCCGGCTTGGCCAACGTGGGCGAGGCCCGCAGCCAGGGCGCCTCGACGATCACGATGCAGGTCGCTCGCAACTTCTACCTGTCGAGCGAGAAGACCTTCACGCGCAAGATCTACGAGATCTTGCTCGCGCTCAAGATCGAGAGCTTGCTGTCCAAGGATCAGATCCTCGAGCTGTACATGAATCAGATCTACCTCGGCCAGCGGGCTTACGGCTTTGCCGCGGCGAGCGAGATCTACTTCGGCAAGCCCCTAAAGGAGATCTCCATTGCCGAGGCCGCCATGCTGGCGGGGCTCCCCAAAGCGCCTTCGGCCTACAACCCGATCGTCAACCCCAAGCGGGCGCAGATCCGCCAGCAGTACATCCTCGACCGGATGTTGGACAACGGGTTCATCACGCCGCAACAGCACGCGCAGGCGAAAGCCCAGGTGCTGCACTACCGGCGCAACACGCCCGTGCCGGTGCACGCCGAGTACATCGCCGAGACGGCGCGCCAGCTGGTCTACAACCAGTACGGCGAGGACGCCTATACCCGGGGCTTGAACGTCTACACCACCGTCCAGTCCGACGAGCAGATGGTCGCGTACCGTGCGTTGCGCAAGGGCATCATGGACTACGAGCGGCGGCAGTTCTACCGCGGACCGGAGGCCTATATCGACCTGCCTAAGGACCCGGACGAGATCGACGCCCGCGTGGCCGAAGCCTTGGTGGACCACCCGGACAACGACGAGGTGCGGGCCGCGGTCGCGCTCGAAGTGAGCCCGAAGAAGGTCGTCGCCATGCTGCAAGACGGGCAGACGGTGACGATCACCGGCACCGGGCTGAAGCCGGCGCAGTCCGGCCTGAGCGAAAAGGCCAACCCGAAGGTGCAGATCCGCCGCGGCGCAGTGATCCGCGTCATCCGCATCGACAAGGACACTTGGGCCATCACTCAGCTGCCCGAGGTCGAGGGGGCCTTCGTTGCGCTCGACCCGCGCACGGGCGCCATCCGGGCCATGGTGGGGGGCTTCGACTACGCGAAGAACAAGTTCAACCACGTGACGCAGGCGTGGCGGCAGCCGGGCTCCAGCTTCAAGCCCTTCATCTACTCGGCTTCGCTGGAGAAGGGCTTCACCCCGGCCACCGTCATCAATGACGCACCCCTCTTCTTCGGTGCCGACACCACCGGCAGCCAGCCCTGGGAACCGAAGAACTACGACGGCACCTTCGACGGGCCGATGTCGCTGCGCCGGGCGCTGGCCAAGTCGAAGAACATGGTGT
Encoded proteins:
- a CDS encoding penicillin-binding protein 1A, with amino-acid sequence MSESERPARARSAGSASSWTRAAGRAVGWLFGLALAGALSAFMLVAIALAVAYPNLPELDGLMDYRPKQPMRVYAADGELIGEFGEERRRFVPIEQIPKVMQQAVLAIEDARFYEHRGVDYVGIIRAGLANVGEARSQGASTITMQVARNFYLSSEKTFTRKIYEILLALKIESLLSKDQILELYMNQIYLGQRAYGFAAASEIYFGKPLKEISIAEAAMLAGLPKAPSAYNPIVNPKRAQIRQQYILDRMLDNGFITPQQHAQAKAQVLHYRRNTPVPVHAEYIAETARQLVYNQYGEDAYTRGLNVYTTVQSDEQMVAYRALRKGIMDYERRQFYRGPEAYIDLPKDPDEIDARVAEALVDHPDNDEVRAAVALEVSPKKVVAMLQDGQTVTITGTGLKPAQSGLSEKANPKVQIRRGAVIRVIRIDKDTWAITQLPEVEGAFVALDPRTGAIRAMVGGFDYAKNKFNHVTQAWRQPGSSFKPFIYSASLEKGFTPATVINDAPLFFGADTTGSQPWEPKNYDGTFDGPMSLRRALAKSKNMVSIRLLQAIGPNYAQEWITRFGFEADKHPAYLTMALGAGSVTPLQMASAYAVFANGGYRVAPYLITRITDARGQVLTQREARMPDESMRAIDARNAFVMSSLLQEITRSGTAAKAQATLKRPDLYGKTGTTNDSMDAWFAGYQPNVVGVVWIGYDTPRKLGDRETGGGLALPVWIDYMQQALKGVPVQEYTPPEGVVNLGGEWFYEEFTRGAGVASLGLEDKVPATPSEDERRSILDLFKN